A window of the Dasypus novemcinctus isolate mDasNov1 chromosome 15, mDasNov1.1.hap2, whole genome shotgun sequence genome harbors these coding sequences:
- the KBTBD7 gene encoding kelch repeat and BTB domain-containing protein 7 translates to MQSREEAPRPRRLASPRGGRRPKRISKPSVSAFFTGPEELKDSAHSAALLAQLKSFYDERLLCDVTIEVVTPGSGPGTGRLFSCNRNVLAAACPYFKSMFTGGMYESQQASVTMHDVDAESFEVLVDYCYTGRVSLSEANVQRLYAASDMLQLEFVREACASFLARRLDLANCTAILKFADAFDHHKLRSQAQSFIAHNFKQLSRMGSNREETLADLTLAQLLAVLRLDSLDTESERTVCHVAVQWLEAAPKERGPNAAEVFKCVRWAHFTEKDRDYLEGLLTKPIVKKHCRDVIEGALQLRYGDMMCKSLVPKPDSSSGSVVSSAENPPQRMGMCAKEMVVFFGHPRDPFLCYDPYSGDIYTMPSPLTSLAHTKTITSSAVCVSPDHDIYLAAQPRKDLWVYKPAQNSWQQLADRLLCREGMDVAYLNGYIYILGGRDPVTGVKLKEVECYSVQRNQWALVAPVPHSFYSFELIVVQNYLYAVNSKRMLCYDPSHNMWLNCASLKRSDFQEACVFNDEIYCICDIPVMKVYSPARGEWRRISNIPLDSETHNYQIVNHGQKLLLITSTTPQWKKNRVTVYEYDTREDQWINIGTMLGLLQFDSGFICLCARVYPSCLEPGQSYITEEDDARSESSTEWDLDGLSELDSESGSSSSFSDDEVWVQVAPQRSAQEQQGSL, encoded by the coding sequence ATGCAGTCCCGGGAAGAAGCCCCACGCCCTCGCCGCCTGGCCAGCCCCCGTGGCGGGAGGCGACCCAAACGAATTTCCAAGCCCTCGGTTTCGGCCTTTTTCACGGGTCCCGAGGAGCTGAAAGACTCGGCGCATTCGGCAGCTCTGCTGGCACAGCTCAAGTCCTTCTACGACGAGCGGCTGCTCTGCGACGTGACCATCGAGGTGGTGACGCCGGGCAGCGGGCCGGGCACGGGCAGACTCTTCTCTTGCAACCGCAACGTGCTGGCGGCCGCGTGCCCCTACTTCAAGAGCATGTTCACGGGCGGCATGTACGAGAGCCAGCAGGCCAGCGTGACCATGCATGACGTGGATGCCGAGTCTTTCGAGGTGTTGGTCGACTACTGCTACACCGGTCGCGTGTCGCTGAGCGAGGCCAATGTACAGCGTCTCTACGCCGCCTCGGACATGCTGCAGCTGGAGTTCGTGCGGGAAGCCTGCGCCTCCTTCCTCGCCCGCCGCCTCGACCTGGCCAACTGCACCGCCATCCTCAAGTTTGCCGATGCCTTCGACCATCACAAGCTGCGATCTCAGGCCCAGTCGTTTATCGCGCACAACTTCAAGCAGCTCAGCCGCATGGGCTCCAATCGCGAGGAGACGCTGGCAGATCTGACGCTGGCCCAGCTGCTGGCCGTCCTGCGCCTGGATAGTCTGGACACAGAGAGCGAGCGGACTGTGTGCCACGTGGCCGTGCAGTGGCTGGAGGCCGCTCCCAAGGAGCGGGGGCCTAATGCTGCAGAAGTTTTCAAGTGTGTCCGCTGGGCACACTTCACGGAGAAGGACCGGGACTACCTGGAAGGGCTGCTGACCAAGCCCATTGTGAAGAAACACTGCCGGGATGTGATTGAAGGGGCCCTGCAGCTGCGCTATGGGGACATGATGTGTAAGAGTCTAGTGCCAAAGCCAGACAGCAGCAGTGGCTCTGTTGTATCCTCAGCAGAAAATCCACCCCAGAGGATGGGTATGTGTGCCAAGGAGATGGTGGTCTTCTTTGGACACCCCAGAGATCCCTTTCTGTGCTATGATCCTTACTCAGGGGACATTTACACAATGCCATCGCCTTTGACCAGCCTGGCTCACACTAAGACCATCACCtcttctgctgtctgtgtctctCCAGACCACGACATCTATCTAGCTGCCCAGCCCAGGAAAGACCTCTGGGTGTATAAACCAGCCCAGAATAGTTGGCAGCAACTTGCAGACCGCTTGCTATGCCGGGAGGGCATGGATGTGGCCTACCTCAATGGCTACATTTATATTTTGGGTGGACGAGACCCTGTTACTGGAGTTAAGTTGAAAGAAGTGGAATGCTACAGTGTGCAGAGGAACCAGTGGGCACTGGTGGCTCCTGTACCCCATTCTTTCTATTCCTTTGAACTGATCGTGGTTCAGAACTATCTTTATGCTGTCAATAGTAAGCGCATGCTCTGCTATGATCCTAGCCACAACATGTGGCTGAACTGTGCTTCTCTTAAACGGAGTGACTTTCAGGAAGCCTGTGTCTTCAACGATGAGATCTACTGTATCTGTGACATTCCTGTCATGAAGGTCTACAGCCCAGCCAGGGGAGAATGGAGGCGAATTAGTAATATTCCCTTGGACTCTGAGACCCACAACTACCAGATTGTTAACCATGGCCAGAAGTTGCTGCTAATCACGTCAACCACTCCACAGTGGAAAAAGAACCGGGTGACTGTGTATGAATATGACACCAGAGAAGACCAGTGGATTAATATAGGCACCATGTTAGGCCTCTTGCAGTTTGACTCTGGCTTTATTTGCCTCTGTGCTCGGGTTTATCCTTCCTGCCTTGAACCAGGTCAGAGTTACATCACTGAGGAAGATGATGCACGGAGTGAATCTAGTACTGAATGGGACTTAGATGGATTGAGTGAACTGGACTCTGAGTCAGGAAgttcaagttctttttctgatGATGAAGTCTGGGTACAGGTAGCACCTCAGCGAAGTGCGCAGGAGCAGCAGGGTTCTTTGTAG